The Microbacterium forte sequence TGATCGATCTGGCTGCTCATCGGCAGGCGCTCCTTTGCGGCGTGGCAGGTCGTGCGGGCATGAACGCGTCTGCACGCGATCAGGTCAGGGCGAATCTAGCCTCGGGCAGGGACATCGCATACTGCCGAAAGTAGGTAGTCCGGCCGGTTTTGTCAGGACGGTCGCCTTGCGTACACTCGACGACAGCCGAATTATCATTCTGGCCTTGGCGTGCCCGATTCCCCCATGAGGGACGCCGTGGGCGGCATCTCATTCCCCCCGTGAGATGCCGCCCTCTCTTTTTCGGGAGCGCTCCCACGTCGGGCTCACTCCTCATGTCCGTCTTCGCGACCTGCTCTGCACGCTGAACGCCCGGGCGGGGTTGCCCACAGACGCCGTCCGAGCCGCTCGACGCGGGGGTCGCGCGCTGAGCGCGGCGCCTAGCTTCGGGGGATGCCCGATCCCTTCGTCATCCAGCCGCGCGGCACGTCGCCTCTCGTCGACGGCGCCGAACGGGGTGGTCGCACGCCGCTGCAGGTCGATCCCGTCTTCGGTCCGCTCGCAGAGCACTGCGCTGACGACGAGGTCACCGACATCTTCGTCAACGGCGCCTCAGGGCTGTTCATCGACCGGGGGCGCGGCGCCGAGGCGGTGCACGGGTGGAGCGCGTCCGAGCGGGAGGTTCGCGATCTCGCGGTCGCGCTCGTCGGTCTCGGCGGTCGCCATCTCGACGATCAGGCACCGTGCGTCGACGTGAGGCTCGAGTCCGGCATCCGGGTGCATGCCATCCTCGCGCCCATCTCGACCTCGGGGACGGCTCTATCGATCCGTGTGCCCAGAGTGCGCGCCGCGGATCTCGATGCGTTGGCGGAGCTCGGCGCCTTCGACGCCAGGCAGCACAGCTGGCTCCTCGGTCTGGTGGCTGAGCGCGCCAACATCCTCATCACCGGCGGCACCGGCACAGGCAAGACGACTCTGCTGTCGGCGCTGCTGTCGGCCGCGCCGACCTCCGA is a genomic window containing:
- a CDS encoding TadA family conjugal transfer-associated ATPase, translated to MPDPFVIQPRGTSPLVDGAERGGRTPLQVDPVFGPLAEHCADDEVTDIFVNGASGLFIDRGRGAEAVHGWSASEREVRDLAVALVGLGGRHLDDQAPCVDVRLESGIRVHAILAPISTSGTALSIRVPRVRAADLDALAELGAFDARQHSWLLGLVAERANILITGGTGTGKTTLLSALLSAAPTSERIVTIEDVAELRPQHPHHVALEARQSNLEGAGGISLARLVRESLRMRPDRLVVGECRGEEVRELLTALNTGHDGGAGTLHASGLSDVPARLEALGALASMDATALARQAVSAFTIVLHLDRAPGGRRRIAQAGVLALTGDRLGIEEVRPW